The region CTGAAAGGAAATATCGGCGATAATCTCGCTAAAAAAATTAATTTAAGTCCGCCTTTTTCTACTACTTTTTCCATAATACTTAATTTTGGATAACGGCTAAAAAGATTTTTTAATTTTTTTGCAAAAAAACTTTTTGATATAAAAAAAGCAACTGATGCTCCTATGAAAGCGGAAACGAAAACGATAATTGATCCTAAATATGAGCCATATAAAAAACCTGATAATAAAGATAACCAAGAAGCTGGAAGTATTAATAAAACAATTAAAATATAAATACAAACAAAAGAAAAGATACCAATTCCAGTATTAAAAAAAAACGACAAATTATAAATATTTTCAAGGACTATATTCATTCTCAACTCAAAAGTTCGAGTTTTTTAGTAATTCTCTCCATTTGTGCCGAACCTTCGTTTAATTTAAATCTGCATTCCTCAACAATATCTTTTGGAGCCTTATCAACAAAATTTTTATTAGATAATCTCTTATTTAAAGTTTCTAATTCAATAGTCACCTTTTTT is a window of Prochlorococcus marinus XMU1419 DNA encoding:
- a CDS encoding TVP38/TMEM64 family protein, whose product is MNIVLENIYNLSFFFNTGIGIFSFVCIYILIVLLILPASWLSLLSGFLYGSYLGSIIVFVSAFIGASVAFFISKSFFAKKLKNLFSRYPKLSIMEKVVEKGGLKLIFLARLSPIFPFSILNYFYGLNNVKFRDFTLGLIGIIPGTFLYCSIGSLAKSLQELKNVQSPNNLYMTIIGVVSTSLVAYFLAKYSKEYFENS